From Methylocystis sp. ATCC 49242, one genomic window encodes:
- a CDS encoding IS5 family transposase (programmed frameshift), translating to MWTKANRAKYNRDRLRYPSDVTDEEWGHVAPLIPPAKRGGRKREVDMRAVFNAIMYVLSTGCQWRYIPKDFPPKSTVYRYFCDWAWCGVLDRMHDALYVMCRERAEREASPTAAIIDSQSVKSAEKGGPRIDPHGYDAGKKIKGKKRHVLVDTQGLLMGAVVHGADIQDRDGGVLLLSTLHGRFPFLEKLLADSAYQGPIFADATGKILPCLKIEIIKRSDQAKGFVKLPMRWIVERSIAWLNRCRRLAKDWENLNITALVFLRFASIRLMLRKLCNC from the exons ATGTGGACGAAGGCAAACCGGGCGAAATACAATCGCGACAGGTTACGTTATCCGAGTGATGTGACGGACGAGGAGTGGGGGCATGTGGCGCCGCTTATTCCTCCGGCCAAGCGTGGCGGGCGCAAGCGTGAAGTGGACATGCGGGCGGTGTTCAACGCCATCATGTATGTGCTGAGCACGGGATGCCAATGGCGGTACATTCCCAAGGATTTTCCCCCGAAGAGCACAGTGTATCGTTATTTTTGCGATTGGGCCTGGTGCGGCGTTCTGGATCGCATGCACGACGCGCTCTACGTCATGTGTCGCGAACGAGCGGAACGAGAGGCGAGCCCCACCGCGGCGATCATCGATAGTCAGAGCGTGAAGAGCGCGGAAAAAGGGGGGC CGCGCATTGATCCGCATGGCTATGACGCCGGCAAAAAGATCAAAGGCAAGAAACGCCACGTACTCGTCGATACGCAAGGTTTGTTGATGGGCGCCGTCGTTCACGGCGCCGACATTCAGGACCGAGACGGCGGCGTCTTGCTGCTTTCGACGTTGCATGGGCGGTTTCCCTTTCTTGAAAAGCTGTTGGCTGACAGCGCCTATCAGGGACCGATCTTCGCCGACGCAACGGGCAAAATCCTACCGTGTCTCAAAATCGAGATTATAAAACGATCCGATCAGGCGAAGGGCTTCGTGAAATTGCCCATGCGCTGGATCGTCGAAAGATCAATCGCCTGGCTAAACCGCTGTAGAAGACTGGCCAAGGATTGGGAAAACCTCAATATCACAGCGCTCGTGTTCCTGCGTTTCGCGTCGATTCGGCTCATGCTACGAAAGCTCTGCAATTGTTGA
- a CDS encoding EH signature domain-containing protein: MSLASILEKLVRFNAPTLPDLKSIETRKNAILNRWPDVVAMPNEEDRERLVQEMLRRLEANAWDDTWMSFVTSAARALFDEQRRERLDLAKLRQFYYDEIDASTRRSFLVSMLSVYLGSYQPGATHTRSLASALISAWPRIGPQGHQLLQNIPELLDPVRAPDAIAAKMRNMVDCWTELKAIGIRTPHAPGLMDYAHLAFVEIMRPELKSRAGLEKLFNWLKPGGQRARMSGAGEAITAVLSPWLKQTPPQSELTFITESLLGLYGDPRVSGGGAWAGVLPDHLAVLMRWLTGENIRFFLDVLSVVDKTNMWAPRRELWLSLYEEKRIDAAWVAFGAKASDFADSQLKAKGGVNTLQYGRQVAGGHRKDTSLLIMQIGNRIVVEGSHDYKVHIFKSGNPHTPKLYQTGHNRGYDCDDIRKKSDAAKRHWGNWQDWVKENI, translated from the coding sequence ATGAGCCTCGCGTCGATCCTGGAGAAACTGGTGCGCTTCAATGCGCCGACGCTCCCTGATCTCAAGAGCATAGAAACGCGGAAGAACGCCATCCTCAACCGCTGGCCGGATGTCGTCGCCATGCCAAACGAAGAAGACCGCGAACGCCTCGTTCAGGAGATGCTCCGTCGTCTGGAGGCGAACGCATGGGACGACACGTGGATGTCTTTCGTGACCTCTGCCGCCCGGGCGCTCTTCGACGAGCAACGACGGGAGCGGCTCGATCTCGCCAAATTGCGCCAGTTCTACTACGATGAAATCGATGCCTCGACGCGCCGTTCCTTTCTTGTCTCGATGCTATCGGTATATCTCGGGTCTTACCAACCCGGCGCAACACACACGCGCTCCCTGGCGTCGGCGCTGATCAGCGCTTGGCCCAGAATCGGCCCTCAGGGGCATCAGCTTCTCCAAAACATTCCCGAGCTTCTCGACCCGGTCCGGGCACCCGACGCAATCGCCGCGAAAATGAGAAACATGGTCGATTGCTGGACTGAACTGAAGGCGATCGGCATCAGGACTCCTCACGCACCCGGCCTGATGGACTACGCGCATCTGGCCTTTGTCGAGATCATGCGGCCCGAGCTGAAAAGCAGAGCCGGCCTGGAAAAGCTTTTCAACTGGCTCAAGCCCGGAGGGCAACGGGCAAGAATGTCTGGCGCGGGTGAAGCGATAACGGCGGTGCTCAGCCCGTGGCTGAAGCAGACCCCGCCTCAAAGCGAGCTGACATTTATCACCGAGTCCTTATTGGGCCTATATGGCGATCCGCGCGTGAGTGGCGGCGGCGCGTGGGCTGGCGTTCTGCCCGATCACCTGGCGGTGTTGATGAGATGGCTGACGGGGGAAAACATCCGCTTCTTCCTGGATGTTTTGTCGGTCGTGGACAAGACGAACATGTGGGCGCCCCGTCGTGAATTATGGCTGTCGCTTTACGAGGAAAAACGTATCGACGCCGCCTGGGTCGCCTTTGGCGCAAAAGCATCCGATTTCGCGGATAGCCAGCTCAAAGCCAAAGGTGGCGTCAACACACTACAATATGGGCGCCAAGTCGCTGGAGGGCATCGGAAAGACACATCGCTTCTAATCATGCAAATCGGAAACAGGATTGTGGTCGAAGGATCACATGATTACAAAGTCCACATTTTCAAAAGCGGGAACCCTCATACGCCGAAACTCTATCAGACGGGACATAACCGCGGATATGATTGCGACGATATTCGAAAGAAAAGTGACGCCGCCAAGCGTCATTGGGGAAACTGGCAAGACTGGGTCAAAGAAAACATTTGA
- a CDS encoding OmpA family protein yields MTDMTVSFLFIVMILLAFFASQFRDPDKVSRKEYESIVRERDKLEKEVRELREQLKRLANRPVETYLAAVANQRERILKDLQSKLKADFPDLQVVISEEMDALRFKGDGLFKTGSSELRPDKRRIVESIATRLGEVLPCYTLGPRSSWNSRCNAAGAVIEAVLVEGHTDSDGQDNSNITLSTNRANETFFAMTKHEPALVDFRNDRAQPVLSVAGYGRMRPVADNATQEGKATNRRIDLRIIMFTPGTLEEISKVQNDLRSGVTGAGSR; encoded by the coding sequence ATGACGGACATGACGGTAAGTTTCCTCTTCATCGTTATGATCCTCCTTGCCTTCTTTGCCTCCCAGTTTCGCGACCCCGACAAAGTGTCGCGCAAGGAATACGAGAGCATCGTTCGTGAGCGAGACAAGCTTGAAAAAGAAGTGCGAGAGCTAAGGGAACAATTGAAACGGCTCGCGAACCGCCCGGTCGAGACGTATCTCGCCGCCGTGGCGAACCAGCGAGAGCGTATTCTCAAAGACCTTCAGTCGAAGCTGAAAGCCGACTTTCCTGACCTTCAAGTCGTGATCAGCGAGGAGATGGACGCTCTGAGGTTCAAGGGTGACGGCCTCTTCAAGACGGGGTCGAGCGAGCTCCGGCCCGACAAGCGGCGCATCGTGGAAAGCATCGCCACCCGCCTCGGCGAAGTGCTGCCCTGTTATACGCTCGGACCCCGTTCTTCCTGGAACAGCCGCTGTAATGCCGCGGGCGCGGTCATCGAAGCTGTATTGGTAGAAGGGCATACGGATTCCGACGGACAGGACAATAGCAACATCACGTTATCCACCAATCGTGCTAACGAGACCTTTTTCGCGATGACGAAGCACGAGCCGGCTCTGGTCGACTTTCGCAATGATCGTGCACAACCGGTCCTGTCCGTGGCCGGATACGGCAGAATGCGCCCTGTGGCGGATAACGCCACCCAAGAAGGGAAGGCCACCAACCGTCGAATAGACCTTCGGATCATCATGTTTACGCCGGGGACGCTGGAAGAGATCAGCAAAGTCCAAAACGATTTGCGCAGTGGGGTCACTGGGGCGGGCTCACGATGA
- a CDS encoding DEAD/DEAH box helicase has protein sequence MFDFHFDQQAIHLTLERTADGLLQRLIKRAKKRDLEHLPPADRDLIIALADLRALAEEAGEELEIVADHIRLSHRLAAALPGETAQILGLPPLVDLTLKTDAEGLVGSPNFRLKAEWFKNGQRQLPHRTGAILETSSGPRRLPLWIMEAIEVAETFRPGGSDIDHWGALSRFRQALDPGVHIADSSNAARISMTDFLSSLQVRVADRLSIAANKEGDDFEVLPFSGRRLADAAEHAEVSESDSELSGEELRGFQKKVRERGASPAYRLGSGSFLVLERSALPALDVLAEMQRASRAERAAFIRNPRPRITEAIEAALRKDGRLENLSPEAEEEVIENTAGPVFIETKEFSERVTGVKVFEKPDLGDFQSSGTTWLPEHFARQVAAALGARSAAELESLRKDVEEAIEQGQESVPLDDLKLPAKPEMVATIDAHLEARTEAKVEAREAERSGPHVLDGKKNFDDIEWSTKFQPREARVPAVLPDTIRTSLKPHQLESFDWQVAAWRAGLPGVLNADEQGLGKTLQTIAFLVWLKSHLAQEKAPQSGPVLIVAPTSLLENWEQEVARHVQEPGLGHLIRLYGSAISSRKLTGKSGRDIDSGEIKLDLGFLTEALREGRAHRFWLLTTYTTLTNYQHSLGRIRFSALVFDEIQTLKNPAALRSQSALFMNADFRIGLTGTPIENSAVDLWAVMEQLAPGLLGSLKEFRSRYGEPDSSNMAELHGRVFKPSNGRPALALRRTKDQVAWDLPEKTRRLHPRLMPAGQASAYDDARLKLARGGLGAALKTLHHIRSVSVHPSLDAKACDADYIGASARLSATFEILRRIAAKGERALVFIEHRQMQHRFIELARAEFGLSRIDLINGDTPIPKRQAIVNRFQQHLEEDRGFDILVLGPKAAGVGLTLTAATHVIHLSRWWNPAVEEQCNDRVHRLGQTRPVSIHLPMAIHPGYRENSFDCLLQSLMQRKRKLASSALWPMGDTDGDVAELQKLLSAEESRSADDPIISTVSALFERDGIPRPKIASDGSVPLE, from the coding sequence ATGTTCGACTTTCACTTCGATCAGCAGGCCATCCACCTCACCCTCGAGCGGACAGCCGACGGCCTTCTGCAGCGCCTGATAAAACGCGCCAAAAAGCGCGACCTCGAACATCTGCCGCCCGCCGACCGCGATCTCATCATTGCGCTTGCGGATCTGCGCGCTCTCGCCGAGGAGGCGGGCGAGGAGCTGGAGATCGTCGCCGACCACATCCGCCTTTCCCATCGCCTCGCCGCGGCTCTGCCAGGCGAAACCGCGCAGATCCTCGGCCTGCCGCCGCTCGTCGACCTCACCCTGAAAACGGACGCAGAGGGACTCGTGGGGTCTCCGAACTTTCGCCTCAAAGCCGAATGGTTCAAGAACGGACAGCGGCAGCTGCCGCACAGGACCGGCGCCATCCTCGAAACCTCGAGCGGGCCACGGCGTTTGCCATTGTGGATCATGGAGGCGATCGAGGTCGCCGAAACGTTCCGGCCGGGCGGCAGCGACATTGACCATTGGGGCGCTCTCTCGCGGTTCCGGCAAGCGCTCGATCCCGGCGTTCATATCGCTGATAGCAGCAACGCCGCCAGAATCTCGATGACCGATTTCCTGTCCAGCCTGCAGGTGCGGGTGGCGGACCGCCTGTCGATAGCGGCGAACAAAGAGGGCGACGACTTCGAAGTGTTGCCTTTCTCCGGGCGTCGACTGGCGGATGCCGCAGAACACGCAGAAGTCTCTGAGAGCGACAGTGAGCTCAGTGGCGAGGAGCTGAGGGGTTTTCAAAAAAAGGTTCGTGAGCGCGGCGCGTCGCCAGCCTATCGGTTGGGGTCGGGCAGTTTCCTCGTCCTCGAACGCTCCGCGTTACCGGCGCTCGATGTCTTGGCCGAGATGCAGCGCGCATCTCGGGCCGAACGCGCTGCCTTCATCAGAAACCCTCGCCCCCGCATCACCGAAGCCATAGAAGCGGCCCTTCGCAAGGATGGCCGCCTCGAGAATCTCAGCCCTGAAGCGGAAGAGGAAGTGATCGAGAACACCGCAGGCCCGGTGTTCATCGAAACGAAGGAATTCTCCGAGCGGGTGACAGGCGTCAAGGTCTTTGAAAAGCCGGACCTCGGCGACTTCCAAAGCAGCGGGACGACTTGGCTGCCGGAGCATTTCGCTCGACAGGTCGCGGCGGCGCTTGGTGCGCGTTCCGCCGCCGAGCTGGAGAGCCTTCGAAAGGATGTGGAAGAGGCCATCGAGCAGGGACAGGAGTCTGTCCCTTTGGATGACCTCAAGCTGCCGGCGAAACCAGAGATGGTGGCGACAATCGACGCTCATCTCGAGGCGCGAACGGAAGCGAAGGTCGAAGCCCGTGAAGCCGAACGCAGCGGCCCGCACGTCCTCGACGGCAAGAAAAACTTCGACGACATAGAGTGGTCGACGAAATTCCAGCCGCGTGAGGCGCGCGTTCCGGCGGTCCTGCCGGATACGATCCGCACGTCGTTGAAGCCCCATCAGTTGGAGAGCTTCGACTGGCAGGTAGCGGCGTGGCGAGCGGGCCTTCCCGGCGTGCTCAACGCCGATGAGCAAGGGCTTGGAAAGACGCTTCAAACGATTGCGTTTCTGGTCTGGCTGAAATCCCACCTAGCGCAGGAAAAAGCGCCCCAAAGTGGTCCTGTGCTCATTGTGGCGCCGACGTCACTGCTCGAAAACTGGGAACAGGAGGTGGCGCGGCATGTCCAGGAGCCGGGCCTCGGCCATCTAATTCGCCTCTATGGCAGCGCCATTTCAAGCCGGAAGCTCACAGGAAAATCCGGTCGCGATATCGACAGCGGCGAAATCAAGCTCGATCTTGGTTTCTTGACAGAAGCCCTGCGAGAAGGTCGCGCCCACCGCTTCTGGCTGTTGACGACTTACACGACCCTTACCAACTATCAGCATTCGCTCGGCCGTATCCGTTTCAGCGCCCTCGTGTTCGACGAGATTCAAACGCTCAAGAATCCAGCCGCCCTACGCTCCCAATCCGCCTTGTTCATGAACGCTGACTTTCGCATCGGCTTGACGGGCACGCCGATCGAAAACAGCGCGGTCGATCTCTGGGCCGTCATGGAGCAGCTCGCGCCCGGCTTGCTCGGAAGTCTCAAAGAATTCAGAAGCCGCTACGGCGAACCGGATAGCAGCAACATGGCGGAGCTGCATGGCCGCGTCTTCAAGCCATCGAACGGACGTCCAGCGCTCGCGCTTCGCCGCACGAAAGATCAGGTGGCGTGGGACCTGCCGGAGAAAACCCGGCGTCTCCACCCGCGCCTCATGCCAGCCGGTCAGGCCTCCGCCTACGATGACGCGCGGCTCAAGCTCGCACGGGGCGGCCTGGGAGCAGCCTTGAAAACGCTGCATCACATCCGCTCCGTGTCCGTGCATCCAAGCCTAGATGCGAAGGCCTGTGACGCCGATTACATCGGCGCCTCGGCCCGTCTGTCTGCTACTTTCGAAATTCTTAGGCGCATTGCGGCGAAGGGCGAGCGCGCGCTGGTTTTCATCGAGCACCGCCAGATGCAACACCGATTTATCGAGCTCGCCCGCGCCGAGTTCGGTTTGAGCCGCATCGATCTCATCAATGGTGACACGCCCATCCCGAAGCGGCAGGCGATCGTTAACCGCTTTCAGCAGCATCTGGAAGAAGACCGAGGGTTTGATATTCTCGTTCTCGGTCCCAAGGCCGCCGGCGTGGGCCTCACGCTCACCGCCGCCACCCACGTGATCCATCTTTCACGGTGGTGGAATCCGGCGGTCGAGGAACAGTGCAACGATCGCGTTCATCGTCTCGGGCAGACGCGCCCCGTCAGCATCCACTTACCGATGGCGATACATCCGGGCTACCGTGAGAACTCGTTCGACTGTCTGCTGCAAAGCCTCATGCAGCGTAAGCGCAAGCTAGCCAGCTCGGCCCTTTGGCCGATGGGCGACACGGACGGAGACGTAGCCGAACTGCAGAAATTATTGAGTGCGGAGGAATCCAGAAGCGCCGACGATCCAATTATCTCCACTGTATCCGCCCTTTTCGAGCGGGACGGAATCCCTCGTCCAAAAATCGCATCAGATGGTTCTGTGCCACTGGAGTGA
- a CDS encoding L,D-transpeptidase — protein sequence MINLRKFVAGAVLAIMIGSAMAATPAAANVSQSRTTAPGGAVVEFATDVEPGAIVISASQRRLFYVVGNGVAISYPVAVPKRGKEWSGVTSISSMHVNPDWTPPAAVKADHPELPDLIPGGAPNNPMGTRAMLLDRSEVAIHGTTNKMRASIGTAASYGCIRMRNEDVADLFDRVSVGATVIMQP from the coding sequence ATGATCAATCTTCGCAAATTCGTCGCCGGCGCAGTCCTGGCGATCATGATCGGCTCCGCGATGGCCGCGACGCCCGCCGCCGCCAATGTCTCCCAGAGCCGAACCACGGCCCCGGGCGGCGCTGTCGTCGAATTCGCGACGGACGTGGAGCCTGGCGCGATCGTCATCAGCGCCAGCCAGCGCCGGCTGTTCTATGTCGTCGGCAACGGCGTCGCCATCAGCTATCCCGTCGCCGTGCCGAAGCGCGGCAAGGAATGGTCGGGCGTCACCTCGATCAGCTCCATGCACGTCAATCCGGACTGGACGCCCCCGGCGGCGGTGAAGGCCGACCATCCGGAACTGCCCGACCTCATTCCCGGCGGCGCGCCGAATAACCCGATGGGGACACGCGCCATGCTGCTCGATCGCAGCGAGGTCGCCATCCACGGCACGACGAACAAGATGCGCGCCTCGATCGGAACGGCCGCCTCTTATGGCTGCATCCGCATGCGCAATGAAGACGTCGCGGATCTCTTCGACCGTGTGAGCGTCGGCGCGACGGTCATCATGCAGCCCTGA